From Triticum aestivum cultivar Chinese Spring chromosome 4A, IWGSC CS RefSeq v2.1, whole genome shotgun sequence, a single genomic window includes:
- the LOC123082440 gene encoding probable galacturonosyltransferase-like 1 codes for MLSMSRAPLLLALLLLCAAGAEAAAAPLPRFREAPHFTNSASARCPAPLPPASGKDGAACSPRAAVHVAMTLDASYLRGTMAAVLSVLRHASCPESVYFHFLTAAGSPTRTAELVAAVRASFPSLAFRAYPFDESRVAGRISASVRGALDRPLNYARSYLATTLPACVRRVVYLDSDVVLTDDVAALAATALPEGAAVAAPEYCGANFTAYFTPGFWASPALARTFRGRRACYFNTGVMVLDLPRWRAAGYTAQIEGWMELQRRVRIYELGSLPPFLLVFAGRIAAVDHRWNQHGLGGDNYQGLCRGLHAGPVSLLHWSGKGKPWDRLDAGRPCPLDAVWAKYDLLRPDTGIDAVL; via the coding sequence ATGCTTAGCATGTCGCGCGCCCCGCTCCTCCTCGCCCTGCTCCTCCTCTGCGCCGCCGGCGCGGAGGCCGCGGCCGCGCCCCTGCCCAGGTTCAGGGAGGCGCCGCACTTCACCAACTCGGCCTCCGCGCGCTGCCCGGCGCCGCTCCCGCCCGCGTCCGGCAAGGACGGCGCGGCCTGCTCGCCGCGCGCGGCCGTGCACGTGGCGATGACGCTGGACGCGTCCTACCTGCGGGGCACCATGGCCGCGGTGCTCTCCGTCCTGCGCCACGCCTCCTGCCCGGAGTCCGTCTACTTCCACTTCCTCACCGCGGCCGGGTCACCCACCCGGACGGCGGAGCTGGTGGCCGCCGTGCGCGCGTCGTTCCCGTCGCTGGCGTTCCGGGCGTACCCGTTCGACGAGTCGCGGGTGGCGGGCCGCATCTCGGCGTCCGTCCGGGGCGCGCTCGACCGGCCGCTCAACTACGCGCGCTCCTACCTGGCCACCACGCTCCCCGCCTGCGTGCGCCGGGTCGTGTACCTCGACTCCGACGTCGTGCTCACCGACGACGTCGCCGCGCTCGCCGCCACGGCGCTCCCGGAGGGCGCGGCCGTGGCGGCGCCCGAGTACTGCGGGGCCAACTTCACCGCCTACTTCACGCCGGGGTTCTGGGCGAGCCCGGCGCTCGCCCGGACCTTCCGCGGGCGCCGCGCGTGCTACTTCAACACGGGCGTCATGGTGCTCGACCTGCCCCGGTGGCGGGCGGCCGGGTACACGGCGCAGATCGAGGGGTGGATGGAGCTGCAGCGGCGGGTGCGCATCTACGAGCTCGGCTCCCTGCCGCCCTTCCTCCTCGTGTTCGCCGGCCGCATCGCCGCCGTCGACCACCGCTGGAACCAGCACGGCCTCGGCGGCGACAACTACCAAGGCCTCTGCCGCGGCCTGCACGCCGGCCCCGTCTCCCTGCTGCACTGGAGCGGCAAGGGCAAGCCGTGGGACCGGCTCGACGCCGGCCGGCCCTGCCCGCTCGACGCCGTCTGGGCCAAGTACGACCTCCTTCGCCCGGACACCGGGATTGACGCCGTCTTGTGA